A region of Toxorhynchites rutilus septentrionalis strain SRP chromosome 1, ASM2978413v1, whole genome shotgun sequence DNA encodes the following proteins:
- the LOC129762565 gene encoding putative nuclease HARBI1: MDSVLLPILAEQEEIGMPCYHRRNHRKSTDFMKLSDEAFIKSFRLSKEAFRYVLEEIENCLTTRKGGLSTEVKLAACLRFFAEGNYQHGAGQDYHIAIAQPTFSKVLTEMLNILERTLCKKWISLNMTEDEQRRAKLHFYQKTSIPGVIMCLDGTHVKIIPPKLNRNLFFNRKGFYSLNVLIVCDDQQRIRFVDPTFQGSNHDSHIWRVSPARTHFEQLHQNGEVNTKILGDAGYPSEPWLVTPFRAAEEGSLESDFNRRHALGRAIVERTIGLLKNRFRCILGARQLHYNPTKCAQIINVCCALHNICLEFGRSQ; this comes from the exons ATGGATTCCGTTTTGTTACCGATTTTGGCGGAGCAAGAAGAAATTGGAATGCCTTGCTACCATCGGCGAAACCACCGAAAATCAACCGACTTCATGAAACTTTCTGATGAAGC ATTCATCAAAAGTTTTCGTCTAAGTAAGGAAGCTTTTCGGTACGTTTTAGAGGAAATTGAGAACTGCCTTACCACAAGGAAAGGTGGTCTATCCACGGAGGTGAAACTCGCAGCATGTTTGCGATTCTTTGCTGAAGGAAATTATCAACATGGAGCAGGGCAAGATTATCACATTGCCATAGCACAGCCCACATTTTCCAAGGTGCTGACTGAAATGCTTAACATTCTGGAGCGGACACTGTGTAAGAAATGGATTTCCCTAAATATGACGGAAGACGAACAGCGGCGTGCTAAACTACACTTCTatcagaaaacatcaattcCGGGTGTTATTATGTGTTTGGATGGAACCCACGTAAAAATTATTCCACCTAAGCtgaatcgaaatttgttttttaatcggAAGGGATTTTATAGTCTCAACGTTCTGATT GTTTGTGACGATCAGCAAAGGATTCGTTTCGTTGATCCTACCTTCCAGGGATCTAATCATGACTCTCATATATGGCGTGTAAGCCCTGCAAGAACTCACTTTGAGCAGCTTCACCAAAATGGTGAAGTTAATACTAAGATTCTAG gtgatgctGGTTATCCATCGGAACCTTGGTTAGTAACGCCATTCAGAGCAGCGGAGGAAGGGAGTTTGGAGAGCGATTTTAATCGCAGGCATGCCTTGGGTCGTGCTATCGTCGAGCGGACAATCGGTTTACTAAAAAATCGGTTTAGATGCATCCTTGGCGCGAGACAACTTCACTACAATCCTACTAAATGCGCTC